Sequence from the Amycolatopsis sp. NBC_00345 genome:
CATGAGCAGCGCGAGTTCGTCCCGGCGCTCGATCAGCTTGTCGTAGGCCCGGCGCAGGATCTCGCCACGCTCGCGGGGCGCGACCGCTGCCCAGCTCGCCTGCGCCGCGGCGGCCGCGTCCAGCGCCGCGAGGCCGTCTTCCGGCGTGGCGTCCGCGACCTGGCACAGCACGGTGCCGGTCGAGGGATCCTGGACGTCGAACGTCTTGCCGCCCTTGGCGGGCACCCACTTGCCGCCGATGAAGAGTTCCTTGTCGACCGCGCCGACGACGCCTGCCTCACTGATCGCGCTCATGCAGCTTGCTCCCTGTCGTGGTTGTCCCGAAGCCATGCTATGGATATTGTCAACAATCGACAACCGATCGAACCCAGCTTAGGAGCGCCGCCGCATGGCCCAGCTTTCCCCGCTGCTCAAGCAGGCAACGCCCGTCGTGGTCGACCACGGCGAAGGGGTGTACCTCTACGACGTCGACGGGAAACGTCACCTCGACTTCACCGCGGGGATCGGCGTGACCAGTACCGGCCACTGCCACCCGCGAGTCGTCGAGGCGGCCCGGGAGCAGATCGGCAAGCTCGTGCACGGCCAGTACACGACCGTGATGCACAAGCCGCTACTCGAGCTCACCCAGCGGCTCGGCGACGTGCTGCCGGCCGGACTGGACTCGCTGTTCTTCGCCAACTCCGGCAGCGAGGCCGTGGAGGCCGCGCTGCGCCTGGCCCGCCAGGCCACCCAGCGGCCCAACGTGATCGTGTTCCAGGGCGGCTTCCACGGCCGTACGGTGGCCGCCGCGTCGATGACCACCTCCGGCACCCGGTTCAGCGCGGGCATCTCGCCGCTGATGGCCGGGGTGCACGTCGCCCCGTTCCCGTACGCCTACCACTACGGCTGGGACCAGGAGACCGCGACGAAGTTCGCGCTGCGCGAGCTGGACTACCTGTTCCAGACGGTCTCCGCGCCGAACGAGACGGCCGCGTTCTTCATCGAGCCGGTGCTCGGCGAGGGCGGTTACGTGCCCGGCAACACCGAGTTCTTCGCCGGCCTGCGCGAGCGCGCCGACCGCCACGGGATCCTGCTGGTCATGGACGAGGTCCAGACCGGCTTCGGGCGCACCGGGAAGTTCTGGGGCCACGACCACTTCGACGTCTCCCCCGACGTCGTGCTCATCGCGAAGGGCCTGGCCAGCGGCTTCCCGCTGTCCGGCATCGCGGCTTCGCAGGAGCTGATGGCGAAGGCGCTGCCCGGCTCGCAGGGCGGCACCTACGGCGGCAACGCGGTCTCGTGCGCCGCCGCGATCGCGACGCTGGCGGTGATCCAGGACGAGGGCCTGGTCGAGAACGCCGCCGAGCGCGGCCGCCAGCTGCTGGACGGCGCGCGGCTGATCGCGGACAAGACCCCGGCGATCGGCGACGTGCGCGGCCTCGGCCTGCTGGTCGGCAGCGAGTTCACCACCGCCGACGGCGAGCCGGACCCGGCGACGGCCGCTGCCGCCCAGCAGGCCGCGGCCAGGAGCGGCCTGCTGCTGCTGACCTGTGGCGCCTACTCGAACGTGGTCCGCATGGTGCCGCCGCTGGTCGTCACCGCCGAGCAGGTCGACGACGCCCTGCGCATCTGGGGTGACGTGGTCACGTCGGTCACGGGGAGCTGAGCCATGGCCCGGTACATCACCATCACGCTGGACAAGCGCGGCGTCACCTGCCGCGCGCGGCTGCTCGACGCCGAGGCGCCGCGGACCTGCAAGGCCGTGTGGGACGCGTTGCCGCAGAGCGGCTCGGCCTACCACGCGAAGTACGCGCGCAACGAGGTCTACGCGCTCGTGCCGCCCTTCGCGGAACCCAAGC
This genomic interval carries:
- a CDS encoding aspartate aminotransferase family protein translates to MAQLSPLLKQATPVVVDHGEGVYLYDVDGKRHLDFTAGIGVTSTGHCHPRVVEAAREQIGKLVHGQYTTVMHKPLLELTQRLGDVLPAGLDSLFFANSGSEAVEAALRLARQATQRPNVIVFQGGFHGRTVAAASMTTSGTRFSAGISPLMAGVHVAPFPYAYHYGWDQETATKFALRELDYLFQTVSAPNETAAFFIEPVLGEGGYVPGNTEFFAGLRERADRHGILLVMDEVQTGFGRTGKFWGHDHFDVSPDVVLIAKGLASGFPLSGIAASQELMAKALPGSQGGTYGGNAVSCAAAIATLAVIQDEGLVENAAERGRQLLDGARLIADKTPAIGDVRGLGLLVGSEFTTADGEPDPATAAAAQQAAARSGLLLLTCGAYSNVVRMVPPLVVTAEQVDDALRIWGDVVTSVTGS